One region of Brassica napus cultivar Da-Ae chromosome A10, Da-Ae, whole genome shotgun sequence genomic DNA includes:
- the LOC106370381 gene encoding putative L-type lectin-domain containing receptor kinase I.10, whose product MTCRLLQILMLSSFHLIYLSSQQEIKFIYDNFHKQENLYLDGSATVLPSGLLQLTNAGDHQMAHVFYKKPIKLSPSKPLSFSTHFVCALVPQPGHEGGHGMAFVVSPSTDFSHAESTRYLGIFNVSKNGYPSSDVLAVELDTIWNPDFEDIDKNHVGIDVHSPLSVGIASASYYSDIKRKNESINLLSGKPIQVWVEYEDTLLNVSMAPLEVEKPSRPLLSQLINLTEVFPNSSSLFVGFSAATGTATSYQYVLSWSFCTSKGSLQSLDLSRLPDVPPPRAEHKNLYQLAIVLLGFVATMGLGVLIGVYLFRKCKYAEVTEPWEKEFGAHRFSYKSLYKATKGFSKDGFLGKGGFGEVYKGTLMLSREIAVKRMSYNGDEGVKQFVSEVVSMRCLKHRNLVPLLGYCRRKHELLLVSEYMPNGSLDEHLFDDQRPVLSWPQRLVILKGIASALSYLHTGADQVVLHRDIKSSNIMLDGEFNGRLGDFGMARFHDHGGYAYPTGAVGTLGYIAPEVIDMVASTGTDVYAFGVFMLEVTCGRRPVEPQLQCEKRLLIKWVCECWKRDSLLDAVDPRLGDEFLQEEVEMVMKLGLLCSSTVPESRPTMEQVVLYLNNSLPLPDVSPYTVGVSSHSSVLIDAASLVASSSWSASSIASSLVDNSASKE is encoded by the coding sequence ATGACTTGTAGATTGCTTCAGATCCTGATGCTCTCTTCTTTCCATCTCATCTATCTATCATCTCAACAAGAAATAAAGTTTATCTACGATAACTTCCACAAGCAAGAAAATCTTTACCTTGATGGATCTGCAACAGTTCTTCCCAGTGGATTATTACAGCTCACAAACGCTGGAGATCATCAAATGGCTCATGTTTTCTACAAGAAACCAATCAAGCTCAGTCCTTCTAAACCACTCTCTTTCTCAACACACTTTGTCTGCGCTCTAGTTCCTCAGCCAGGGCATGAAGGTGGTCATGGCATGGCCTTTGTAGTATCTCCCTCTACAGATTTCTCACATGCAGAATCAACCAGGTACTTGGGGATCTTCAACGTGTCCAAAAATGGTTACCCTTCTTCTGATGTGCTTGCTGTTGAGCTTGACACTATCTGGAATCCAGATTTTGAAGATATAGACAAGAACCATGTGGGGATTGATGTCCACAGTCCTCTTTCTGTAGGAATAGCTTCAGCTTCTTACTATTCAGACATAAAGAGGAAGAACGAAAGCATAAACCTACTGAGTGGGAAGCCTATACAGGTTTGGGTGGAATATGAAGACACTTTGCTCAATGTCTCAATGGCTCCTCTTGAAGTTGAGAAGCCAAGCCGGCCTCTGTTGTCACAACTCATCAATCTTACAGAAGTGTTTCCTAATAGTTCAAGTCTTTTCGTTGGATTCTCTGCTGCAACAGGGACAGCTACAAGCTATCAGTATGTTCTTTCTTGGAGTTTTTGCACAAGTAAAGGATCTTTACAGAGTCTTGACTTGTCAAGACTCCCTGATGTTCCACCTCCAAGAGCTGAGCACAAGAATCTTTATCAGCTGGCCATTGTCTTGCTTGGTTTTGTGGCTACCATGGGGTTAGGTGTTCTCATAGGAGTGTATCTTTTCAGGAAGTGCAAGTACGCGGAAGTGACCGAACCATGGGAGAAGGAGTTTGGTGCGCACAGATTCTCTTACAAGTCACTATACAAAGCAACTAAAGGGTTTAGCAAAGATGGTTTTCTAGGAAAAGGAGGCTTTGGTGAAGTGTACAAAGGAACTCTCATGCTAAGCCGAGAGATAGCTGTGAAGAGAATGTCTTATAACGGTGATGAAGGTGTGAAGCAGTTTGTGTCTGAAGTGGTGAGCATGAGGTGTCTGAAACACAGGAACCTTGTTCCACTTCTTGGTTACTGCAGGAGAAAGCATGAGCTTCTTTTGGTCTCTGAGTACATGCCCAACGGTAGTCTTGACGAGCATTTGTTTGATGATCAGAGACCAGTACTTTCTTGGCCTCAGAGGCTTGTGATTCTTAAAGGGATAGCTTCTGCTCTCTCTTACCTTCATACAGGTGCTGATCAGGTTGTTCTGCATAGAGATATCAAATCTTCGAACATTATGTTGGACGGTGAGTTCAACGGAAGGCTAGGGGATTTTGGTATGGCGAGGTTTCATGACCATGGAGGGTATGCATACCCAACAGGAGCCGTTGGAACTTTAGGGTACATTGCGCCGGAAGTGATTGATATGGTGGCTTCCACTGGAACTGATGTGTATGCCTTTGGTGTTTTCATGCTTGAGGTAACATGTGGGAGGAGACCTGTGGAACCACAGTTGCAATGCGAGAAACGGCTTCTGATCAAATGGGTTTGTGAGTGCTGGAAAAGGGATTCACTGCTTGATGCTGTTGACCCAAGACTTGGAGATGAGTTCTTACAAGAGGAAGTGGAGATGGTTATGAAACTTGGTTTGCTATGTTCAAGTACTGTGCCGGAATCGAGGCCTACGATGGAACAAGTGGTCTTATACTTAAATAACAGCCTGCCTTTGCCTGATGTTTCACCATATACTGTAGGGGTTAGTAGTCATTCTTCGGTTTTGATTGATGCAGCCTCTCTTGTAGCTTCAAGTAGCTGGTCAGCTTCCTCCATAGCTTCTTCCTTGGTCGATAACTCCGCTTCAAAAGAATAA
- the LOC125579212 gene encoding L-type lectin-domain containing receptor kinase I.9-like → MAPWLIQILIISSLHLISPSSQQETRFVYENFSSQENLYLDKSAKVLPSGLLQLTSASDHQIGHAFYKKPIQFSSSGPVSFSTHFVCAMVPRKGIEGGHGIAFLVSPSMDFSHAQAKRFLGAFNASINGSQVLAVELDTLWNPEFKDTKSNHVGIDVNNPISIGVAPASYYSDIKRKNESINLLSGKPVQVWVDYDGTMLSVSIAPLKVKKPSRPLLSHPINLSEIFPNRTKLFVGFSAATGNAVSGHYILWWSFSTRRGSLQRLDIERLVEVPHSSAPHKKLPIILLVCLTFVVFSLLA, encoded by the coding sequence AtggctccttggctgattcagaTCCTGATTATCTCTTCTCTTCATCTCATCTCTCCATCAAGTCAACAAGAGACAAGGTTTGTCTATGAAAACTTTAGCTCCCAAGAAAATCTTTATCTAGATAAATCTGCAAAAGTACTTCCCAGTGGATTATTACAGCTGACAAGCGCTTCAGACCACCAAATCGGTCATGCTTTCTACAAGAAACCAATTCAGTTCAGTTCCTCTGGGCCAGTCTCCTTCTCGACGCATTTTGTGTGTGCTATGGTTCCTAGGAAAGGTATTGAAGGTGGTCATGGCATTGCCTTCCTAGTATCTCCTTCTATGGATTTCTCCCACGCACAAGCAAAAAGATTCTTGGGGGCTTTCAACGCGTCAATAAATGGATCTCAAGTTCTTGCTGTTGAGCTTGACACTCTTTGGAACCCTGAGTTCAAAGATACTAAAAGCAATCACGTGGGGATCGATGTGAACAATCCTATATCTATAGGAGTAGCTCCGGCGTCTTACTATTCTGACATAAAAAGGAAAAACGAAAGCATAAACCTCTTGAGTGGAAAGCCTGTACAGGTTTGGGTGGATTATGACGGCACTATGCTCAGTGTCTCGATCGCACCACTTAAAGTCAAGAAGCCAAGTCGGCCTCTTTTGTCACATCCCATCAACCTCTCAGAGATTTTTCCGAATAGAACGAAACTGTTTGTTGGGTTCTCTGCAGCAACAGGGAACGCGGTGAGTGGTCACTATATTCTTTGGTGGAGTTTTAGCACAAGAAGAGGATCACTGCAGCGACTTGATATCGAAAGACTTGTTGAAGTTCCTCATTCTTCAGCTCCTCATAAGAAGCTTCCTATTATTCTGCTAGTTTGTCTAACTTTTGTGGTTTTCTCTCTTCTTGCATGA
- the LOC106370382 gene encoding uncharacterized protein LOC106370382 has translation MENRGLPLRSIISHSLWITLVGILLFSLSTTRRHNFGYTKFFSICGTLLMTIPWIIQLLVTSAVILLHKSIGYNLMWVVRPQKSSKENHHPTNVVTISSSSPSSPLPSGQALKNGDAGEIVIRIVIPRSPNSTHLEIEGRNNSKLLANGSPVS, from the coding sequence ATGGAAAACAGAGGACTCCCTCTAAGATCAATCATCTCACATTCTCTATGGATAACACTAGTTGGAATCCTTCTCTTCAGTCTCTCCACCACGAGAAGACACAACTTTGGTTACACGAAATTCTTTTCGATATGCGGAACGTTACTCATGACCATACCTTGGATCATCCAACTTCTTGTCACCTCTGCTGTCATATTACTGCATAAGAGTATAGGTTACAACCTTATGTGGGTTGTTCGGCCACAAAAATCATCTAAAGAGAATCATCATCCCACTAATGTCGTCactatctcttcttcttctccatcatctcCTCTTCCGTCCGGCCAGGCTCTCAAGAACGGCGACGCGGGTGAGATCGTGATTAGGATTGTGATTCCAAGAAGTCCAAACTCAACTCATTTGGAGATTGAAGGAAGAAACAACTCCAAACTTCTTGCAAATGGATCACCTGTTTCTTAA